From Verrucomicrobiia bacterium, the proteins below share one genomic window:
- a CDS encoding autotransporter, translating to MNRINRAAFLGILALSLAGCAGHKSAENPAYYYANAGTEASYPGGGGATSQSQWPRTVVQGTTTNVVYEPQVDSWDGHQLLGRDAVAVSAAGQRQPVFGVVNIQATTLVNKTKRTVTLESVKVLGGSFPSAPQESQQYVGLLQQSFPKELQGLSLDRLEASLVVAPQQLQGSSQPLNNAPPKIIFSTRPAILVYIDGPPVYRPVEHTGLQRVINSRLLILKDNNGRLYVHVLNGYMTAPKLEGPWAVADTAPPGAAQAEQEAQIGPIPADLLESEGASQTNAAPALSAATAPAVYVATSPTELVLFEGAPNFVPIPGTHLLYVANTTGNVFKLLTDQKNYLLISGRWFRAPSLDGPWQYVPANQLAADFANIPDDSPKENVKASVPGTQQAAEALLANSIPESSSVARTTQMQDPHIDGAPRLGAIAGTPLHYVVNSGTPIIEVDDHSWYACQSGVWFAAASVNGPWTVASSVPAVIYSIPPSSPLHYLTYVQVYGSSPDLVYEGYTPGYLGTEVEDGVVVYGTGYYYPPWIGDYWYGWPVTWGFGWGPCWTPWDDWCFGFGFGWGIGFGPVGFWGCYPLGPWWGGYRHFGDRGGLVAGRRGDRFTTAGNLYARSASRGGFGARPGLDPAARFSSYGRAYNSRTGAPAAGQRAGAPGFSGSFDRNRAGNFGHEAFAARGQYPNGSGQVGSWRGTAAVAPRYASRSSFGGFSGPHKAGSFAAPHSYGGGASGGYFRGGGYAGYGGYSRGYGGGYSRGGGGWGGHGGGGGGGGHGGGGGGGGGHGGGGR from the coding sequence ATGAACCGTATTAACCGCGCAGCATTCCTTGGAATCCTCGCGTTGTCGCTCGCAGGTTGTGCCGGCCACAAATCCGCCGAAAACCCTGCTTATTACTACGCCAACGCGGGAACTGAAGCGTCTTACCCGGGCGGCGGGGGCGCAACCAGCCAGTCGCAGTGGCCGCGCACGGTGGTCCAGGGGACGACCACAAATGTGGTCTATGAGCCCCAAGTGGATTCGTGGGATGGCCATCAACTCCTGGGGCGCGACGCAGTTGCCGTCAGCGCGGCCGGGCAGCGTCAGCCCGTTTTCGGCGTGGTGAACATCCAGGCAACCACGCTGGTGAACAAAACCAAACGAACCGTCACATTGGAAAGCGTGAAGGTTCTGGGCGGCAGCTTTCCTTCCGCGCCGCAGGAGAGCCAGCAATACGTGGGGCTGTTGCAGCAGAGTTTTCCAAAGGAACTTCAGGGCCTTTCCCTGGATCGGCTCGAGGCGAGTCTGGTGGTTGCGCCACAACAGCTCCAGGGTTCAAGCCAGCCTCTGAATAATGCACCGCCCAAGATCATCTTTTCCACAAGGCCTGCCATCCTGGTTTATATTGACGGCCCTCCGGTCTATCGGCCTGTCGAACATACCGGCTTGCAACGAGTCATCAACTCGCGGTTGCTCATCCTGAAGGATAATAATGGGCGCCTTTACGTGCATGTACTGAATGGGTATATGACGGCTCCGAAGCTCGAAGGACCCTGGGCTGTTGCGGATACTGCGCCCCCAGGGGCTGCCCAGGCGGAGCAGGAAGCGCAAATCGGCCCCATTCCGGCGGACCTGCTCGAAAGCGAGGGCGCCTCTCAAACTAACGCCGCCCCCGCTCTTTCTGCGGCCACGGCGCCTGCTGTTTATGTGGCAACGAGCCCAACGGAACTGGTTCTCTTTGAAGGTGCGCCCAATTTCGTTCCGATTCCCGGCACGCACCTGCTCTATGTGGCGAACACAACGGGCAACGTGTTCAAATTGCTCACCGATCAAAAGAATTACCTTTTGATTTCTGGCCGCTGGTTTCGCGCCCCGTCTTTGGACGGCCCCTGGCAATACGTGCCGGCCAATCAATTGGCGGCGGACTTTGCCAATATCCCCGATGACAGCCCAAAGGAGAACGTGAAGGCCAGCGTGCCGGGGACCCAACAGGCCGCCGAAGCGCTTCTTGCCAACAGCATTCCCGAGAGCAGCAGCGTTGCGCGCACGACCCAAATGCAGGACCCGCACATCGACGGGGCGCCGCGTCTGGGGGCGATAGCCGGGACGCCCTTGCATTATGTGGTGAACAGCGGCACGCCCATTATCGAAGTGGACGACCATTCCTGGTATGCCTGCCAGAGTGGGGTCTGGTTTGCTGCCGCCTCAGTCAATGGGCCGTGGACGGTCGCCAGTTCGGTCCCGGCCGTTATCTACTCTATTCCGCCCAGCTCGCCTCTGCATTACCTGACATATGTCCAAGTGTACGGGTCGAGCCCGGACTTGGTTTACGAGGGCTATACACCAGGATACTTGGGCACAGAAGTCGAGGACGGAGTGGTTGTGTATGGCACGGGCTACTATTATCCGCCGTGGATAGGAGATTATTGGTATGGCTGGCCGGTTACCTGGGGCTTTGGCTGGGGCCCCTGCTGGACGCCGTGGGATGATTGGTGTTTTGGGTTTGGCTTTGGCTGGGGGATTGGGTTTGGCCCCGTCGGTTTCTGGGGGTGTTATCCACTAGGCCCGTGGTGGGGGGGTTACCGACATTTTGGTGATCGGGGCGGTCTGGTTGCCGGCAGACGGGGCGACCGATTCACCACGGCAGGCAATCTGTATGCGCGAAGTGCTTCTCGAGGGGGCTTTGGCGCGCGGCCTGGGCTCGATCCTGCCGCCCGGTTCAGCAGTTATGGACGCGCTTACAACTCACGCACCGGCGCGCCGGCAGCCGGGCAGCGTGCAGGCGCTCCTGGATTCTCTGGCAGCTTCGACAGAAACCGGGCCGGCAACTTTGGCCATGAGGCGTTCGCTGCGCGCGGCCAATACCCCAACGGCAGCGGCCAGGTTGGTAGCTGGCGTGGGACGGCCGCGGTCGCGCCACGATACGCGTCGCGGTCGTCCTTTGGGGGCTTTAGCGGACCGCACAAGGCCGGTTCGTTCGCCGCGCCGCATAGTTATGGAGGCGGTGCGTCTGGGGGTTATTTCCGTGGCGGAGGTTATGCGGGTTACGGGGGTTACTCGCGCGGTTATGGCGGGGGCTATTCGCGTGGCGGTGGCGGTTGGGGTGGGCACGGCGGTGGTGGGGGCGGCGGCGGCCACGGTGGTGGTGGCGGCGGGGGCGGCGGACACGGCGGAGGCGGCAGGTGA
- a CDS encoding isoamylase early set domain-containing protein, giving the protein MDALFETASRASSGKSMTKPVNFYCAAAKAKRVYLLGDFNDWNPTSLPMQRRVDGWWFLQVGLAHGHHQYRFLVDGKAVLDPRAAGTAINSQKEKVSIVAVS; this is encoded by the coding sequence ATGGATGCTCTTTTTGAAACTGCCAGCCGCGCCTCTTCAGGCAAATCGATGACCAAGCCCGTCAACTTCTACTGCGCTGCGGCCAAAGCAAAGCGTGTGTATTTGCTGGGGGATTTCAATGACTGGAACCCCACCAGCCTTCCCATGCAGCGGCGAGTGGACGGCTGGTGGTTTCTCCAGGTGGGCTTGGCTCACGGCCATCACCAGTACCGCTTTTTAGTGGACGGCAAGGCGGTGCTCGATCCCCGGGCGGCGGGCACGGCGATTAATAGCCAGAAAGAAAAGGTCTCGATTGTGGCGGTCAGTTGA
- a CDS encoding response regulator — MKKRMLIIDDDAEVRASMKSVLEGVGHQVWAAADAQAARKELGRSPMDLVLLDLNLPRQGGWELFESIKGQYPLLPIILITGMPGQYPIALLAGAAALMEKPIEVTDLLNVIDQLLLAPNQTPLRSTCAYPGQTLHVSAAQQAGARPKTGASSLTPASFGGPLLAKPWKRS; from the coding sequence ATGAAGAAACGAATGCTCATAATAGACGATGACGCCGAGGTGCGGGCATCGATGAAGAGCGTCTTGGAAGGAGTCGGGCACCAGGTGTGGGCGGCCGCCGATGCGCAGGCGGCCCGCAAAGAGCTAGGCCGCTCCCCGATGGACCTGGTCCTGCTGGATTTGAACTTGCCTCGCCAGGGTGGCTGGGAGCTTTTCGAAAGCATAAAAGGGCAGTATCCTTTGCTGCCGATCATTCTCATCACGGGGATGCCCGGCCAGTATCCAATTGCGCTGTTGGCAGGGGCGGCGGCCTTGATGGAGAAACCCATCGAGGTGACGGACCTGCTCAATGTCATTGACCAATTGCTGCTCGCGCCAAACCAGACACCCTTGCGCTCAACCTGTGCTTACCCGGGACAAACGCTCCACGTATCCGCAGCACAACAAGCGGGTGCGCGGCCCAAGACGGGCGCGTCTTCCCTGACGCCGGCCAGTTTTGGCGGCCCGCTGCTCGCCAAACCGTGGAAAAGGAGCTGA
- a CDS encoding ATP-binding protein → MKSFPKTISGSASVAHRATWRSPSFGVRVAGFALAVLMGAVLIAGIDANIWSEQARLQEGFAAIKAEKFYFGVNFRLSLRKLTETLLDYQLTHNPQDLKTFQQDAHALKLWLDSRQGSFLGPGEDPTFARLQTAYTGFLEQVSPFLRTSGAPVRERFGDTYAIIRRDSQPVFQACEDVVQVQHRQFDVFVRDSDHAMLSLQRLFLLSLVLLVGLAGTVAVLVYRGMLAPLRAQLTQSKALIERQEKLASLGALGAGVAHEIRNPLTAIKFRLFSLRKSLPQEFAQNEDARVISEELNRLDRIVKDFLQFARPSEPELVRVPAERILDEVYSLMKPELEPAAIELKRDIRQPVWIQADIQQLKQVLINLVQNSADSIGRHGSITLRLTQANGDDGSRPTAILAVADTGRGIPPAVQKRLFDPFFTTKEGGTGLGLAIAARIVEKHGGLLRYQTELNRGTLFEIVLPGLKDHASKDTAR, encoded by the coding sequence GTGAAGAGCTTTCCCAAAACTATCTCGGGCTCCGCCTCCGTCGCCCACCGGGCGACCTGGCGCAGCCCCTCCTTTGGTGTTCGCGTCGCGGGATTCGCCCTGGCCGTCTTGATGGGCGCCGTTCTCATTGCGGGCATTGACGCAAATATTTGGAGCGAACAGGCCCGGCTGCAAGAAGGGTTCGCCGCCATCAAAGCGGAGAAGTTTTACTTTGGCGTGAATTTCCGACTGAGCCTGCGCAAGCTGACCGAGACACTGCTGGATTATCAACTCACTCACAATCCCCAAGACCTCAAAACGTTCCAGCAAGACGCCCATGCACTGAAGCTGTGGCTCGACAGCAGACAGGGCAGCTTCCTGGGGCCTGGCGAGGACCCAACCTTCGCCCGATTGCAAACCGCCTACACCGGTTTCCTGGAACAGGTCAGCCCGTTCCTGCGAACCTCGGGCGCCCCGGTGCGCGAGAGGTTCGGAGACACCTACGCCATCATTCGAAGGGACTCCCAGCCGGTCTTCCAGGCCTGCGAAGATGTCGTCCAGGTCCAGCACCGCCAGTTCGATGTCTTTGTGCGCGATTCCGATCACGCCATGCTTTCGCTTCAGCGGCTTTTTTTGCTGTCGCTGGTTCTGCTGGTTGGGCTCGCGGGCACGGTGGCCGTTCTGGTTTACCGCGGCATGCTCGCGCCGTTGCGGGCTCAACTGACCCAAAGCAAGGCGCTCATCGAGCGGCAGGAAAAGCTCGCTTCACTGGGGGCCCTGGGGGCGGGGGTCGCCCATGAAATCCGCAATCCTCTCACCGCCATCAAATTCCGCCTCTTCAGCCTGCGCAAATCTCTGCCGCAGGAGTTCGCTCAAAATGAAGACGCGCGGGTCATCAGCGAGGAACTCAATCGCCTTGACCGGATTGTCAAAGATTTCCTTCAGTTTGCCAGGCCATCCGAGCCCGAGCTGGTGCGCGTTCCTGCGGAGCGAATACTGGATGAAGTCTATTCGCTCATGAAGCCGGAATTGGAACCTGCGGCCATTGAGCTGAAGCGGGATATTCGGCAGCCAGTCTGGATTCAGGCCGACATCCAGCAACTCAAGCAGGTCCTGATTAACCTGGTCCAAAACTCGGCTGACAGCATTGGCCGGCACGGCTCGATCACGCTGCGCCTGACCCAGGCCAATGGCGACGATGGCTCGCGTCCGACGGCGATCCTGGCGGTGGCAGATACCGGCAGAGGCATTCCGCCAGCCGTCCAAAAGCGGCTTTTTGATCCCTTCTTCACCACCAAAGAGGGCGGCACCGGCCTGGGCCTGGCCATCGCCGCCCGCATCGTTGAAAAACATGGGGGGCTGCTCCGTTACCAGACCGAACTGAACCGAGGCACTCTTTTCGAAATTGTCCTGCCTGGACTCAAAGATCATGCAAGCAAAGATACTGCTCGTTGA
- a CDS encoding sigma-54 dependent transcriptional regulator, with protein MQAKILLVEDDSRTASALQKVLQAEGYKVDVTPRGDEGLALATSNAFDLVLTDLKLPGLNGLELAGRLHAAKPKLPIIMMTAHGTTETAIEATKVGAYEYLIKPFEPEELLDLVASAVAHSRLMSEPVEMGGADSTGFALVGRSRVMQNIYKEIGRVATSPATVLIRGATGTGKELIARAIYQHSDRSAKPFIAVNCAAIPETLLESELFGHERGSFTGAQARRIGRFEQAHGGTIFLDEIGDLNANTQSKLLRVLQERTIQRLGGDETIAVDVRVLAATHRDLETAIQEREFREDLFYRLSVVTIQLPSLAERSEDIPDLTRFFIQRYAKEFGVELPSVQPEAVVFLQEQTWPGNVRELENVIRQALLLARPFAITLEHVQQVLAKTHKPPALAAQTHSAYIADLLARVQRGEERNAYAKMIADLEPELFAQAIRLAQGNQAKAARWLGVTRLRVREKLHQIGLHPSLSNPDNGNK; from the coding sequence ATGCAAGCAAAGATACTGCTCGTTGAAGATGATTCCCGGACCGCCTCGGCGTTGCAAAAAGTGTTGCAAGCCGAGGGCTACAAGGTCGATGTCACTCCCCGGGGCGACGAGGGCCTAGCCCTGGCGACCTCGAACGCCTTTGACCTCGTCTTGACCGACCTGAAGCTGCCCGGCCTCAACGGCCTGGAATTGGCGGGCCGGCTTCATGCGGCAAAACCCAAGCTGCCGATCATCATGATGACGGCCCACGGCACCACCGAGACCGCTATCGAGGCCACCAAGGTCGGCGCTTACGAGTACCTCATCAAACCGTTCGAACCCGAGGAATTACTGGACCTTGTGGCCTCGGCGGTCGCCCATTCGCGGCTGATGTCCGAGCCGGTCGAGATGGGCGGCGCCGACTCGACCGGGTTCGCCCTGGTCGGTCGCAGCCGGGTGATGCAAAACATTTACAAAGAAATTGGACGCGTGGCCACCTCGCCGGCAACCGTTCTCATCCGGGGGGCCACCGGGACCGGCAAAGAACTCATTGCGCGGGCCATCTACCAGCACAGCGACCGCTCGGCCAAACCCTTCATCGCCGTCAACTGCGCCGCCATTCCCGAGACTCTGCTGGAAAGCGAGCTGTTCGGTCACGAGCGCGGCTCGTTCACCGGCGCCCAGGCCCGGCGCATTGGGCGTTTCGAGCAAGCCCATGGAGGGACCATTTTCCTGGATGAAATCGGCGACCTCAATGCCAATACCCAATCCAAGCTCCTGCGCGTGCTGCAGGAACGGACCATCCAGCGTCTGGGTGGGGATGAGACCATCGCCGTTGATGTGCGCGTGCTGGCTGCCACTCACCGAGACCTCGAAACCGCCATTCAAGAACGCGAATTCCGCGAGGACTTGTTCTACCGCCTCAGCGTGGTCACGATCCAATTGCCGTCCCTGGCGGAGCGTTCCGAAGACATCCCGGACCTGACGCGTTTCTTCATCCAACGTTATGCCAAAGAATTCGGGGTGGAGTTGCCCTCCGTTCAACCCGAGGCTGTGGTTTTTTTGCAGGAGCAAACGTGGCCGGGCAACGTGCGCGAGTTGGAGAACGTGATTCGCCAAGCCCTGCTTCTGGCGCGCCCTTTTGCCATCACCCTCGAGCACGTCCAGCAGGTCCTTGCCAAAACCCACAAACCTCCGGCCCTGGCTGCCCAAACCCACTCTGCCTACATCGCCGACCTTCTGGCGCGCGTCCAGCGCGGCGAAGAGCGCAATGCTTACGCCAAAATGATAGCCGACCTCGAACCCGAACTCTTCGCCCAAGCCATTCGCCTGGCCCAGGGCAATCAGGCCAAAGCCGCGCGCTGGCTCGGTGTCACCCGCCTCCGTGTGCGCGAGAAACTCCACCAAATCGGCCTGCACCCTTCTCTCTCGAACCCCGATAACGGAAATAAATAA
- a CDS encoding MBL fold metallo-hydrolase: MDLEDHAGDIIRKARAMSGVSTQEAAKAAELTEADLAGFEETGQSAKKLNLAALAQRAGLDPKKFEAIAAGWRPAQPELSAWRELRRVTTSEGGMAVNCYVVWDEVSREAALFDTGWEAQQIIELIQDNQLQLRHLFITHSHRDHIGALDAVREKFPKIKIHSSTKGIPVDQRNRANDFIHLGSLRITHRDTPGHAEDGVTYIIGTWPEDAPHVAIVGDALFAGSIGRGNQSWTLAKEKVQNQIFSLPAETLVCPGHGPFTTVGQEKAHNPFF, encoded by the coding sequence ATGGACCTGGAAGATCACGCGGGCGACATCATTCGCAAGGCCCGGGCGATGTCAGGTGTCTCAACCCAAGAGGCCGCTAAAGCCGCTGAGCTGACAGAGGCTGACCTGGCCGGTTTTGAAGAAACCGGGCAGAGCGCGAAGAAGCTGAATTTGGCAGCCTTGGCGCAGCGGGCGGGGCTCGATCCGAAGAAATTCGAGGCGATTGCCGCGGGGTGGCGCCCGGCGCAACCGGAGCTCAGCGCCTGGCGTGAGCTGCGGCGGGTCACCACAAGCGAGGGCGGGATGGCGGTCAATTGCTATGTGGTTTGGGACGAGGTTTCACGCGAGGCGGCGCTTTTTGATACCGGCTGGGAGGCCCAGCAAATTATCGAACTCATCCAGGACAACCAACTCCAGCTTCGCCACCTGTTCATCACCCATTCGCATCGAGACCACATTGGGGCTCTGGATGCGGTGCGTGAGAAATTTCCCAAAATCAAGATTCACTCCAGCACAAAAGGCATCCCGGTCGATCAGCGGAATCGGGCCAACGATTTCATTCATCTAGGGAGCCTGCGCATCACCCATCGCGATACTCCGGGCCATGCCGAGGATGGCGTGACCTATATTATCGGGACCTGGCCTGAAGACGCGCCCCACGTGGCCATCGTCGGGGATGCCCTCTTTGCCGGCTCAATTGGCCGCGGCAACCAATCCTGGACCCTGGCAAAGGAAAAGGTCCAGAACCAAATCTTCTCATTACCTGCTGAGACGCTGGTATGCCCTGGACACGGCCCCTTCACCACCGTTGGGCAGGAGAAGGCGCATAACCCGTTCTTTTAG
- a CDS encoding response regulator, translating to MEQKVLFVDDDPHWRDIVSLSFKEAGYEVITAADATEGMSRAEGVKLGLIILDLNLAGENGLVLMRFMKRNHPDVPVLLYTATDQDDEAIRKMLNEGADQYLPKGSIEELLVAAGSYLK from the coding sequence ATGGAGCAGAAGGTGCTCTTCGTTGATGATGACCCGCATTGGCGCGACATCGTATCGCTCTCCTTTAAGGAGGCCGGTTACGAGGTGATTACCGCTGCCGACGCCACCGAAGGCATGTCGCGCGCCGAGGGTGTCAAATTAGGGTTGATCATCCTGGACCTGAATCTCGCCGGTGAGAACGGGCTGGTGCTGATGCGTTTCATGAAACGCAATCACCCCGATGTGCCCGTTCTGCTCTATACCGCGACCGACCAGGATGACGAGGCCATCCGCAAGATGCTCAACGAAGGCGCCGACCAATACCTGCCCAAGGGTTCCATAGAAGAACTGCTGGTCGCCGCTGGGTCTTATTTGAAATAA
- a CDS encoding Gfo/Idh/MocA family oxidoreductase, with protein sequence MKPQKQSNDTQLSRRQFMGGAAISTAAFMVLPGAVLGLQGAQSANERLNIAGIGFGGQGTHDLSQVDTENIVALCDVDKRYAAHTFKKYPKAKQFTDYRQMLDEMKEIDAVVVATPDHHHAFASVAAIKHGKHVYCEKPLTHSVWEARQVAQAAHAAKVATQMGNQGQASRETRHLCELVWSGVIGPVHHAHIWTDRPSNGLFNEYWPQGVNRPKDTPPVPATLDWDLWLGPAPLRPYHPVYLPFVWRGWWDFGTGALGDIGCHAMDPVFRALKLGAPTSVQAASTRVNEETFPLGSMVTYEFPARSAAVQENNWHVKGLSGAAAGGIAMPACKLSWYDGGLRPPRPDGLPEGTKMGDNGRLLVGEKGFILNNSVFPESCAQEAAHVPETIPPSPGHHKEWIEACKGGKPAGSNFDWAGPLAESVLLGNVALRVQLREELTLYRLFWDSANLKVANLDDANKFVRREYREGWSL encoded by the coding sequence ATGAAACCTCAAAAGCAATCCAATGACACCCAATTGTCCCGCCGCCAGTTCATGGGCGGGGCTGCCATTTCAACCGCTGCGTTTATGGTTCTGCCCGGCGCCGTGCTGGGCCTCCAGGGCGCCCAATCGGCCAATGAACGGCTGAACATCGCCGGGATCGGTTTTGGCGGCCAAGGCACACATGATCTGAGCCAGGTCGATACCGAGAATATCGTGGCCCTGTGCGATGTGGATAAGCGCTACGCCGCCCACACCTTTAAGAAGTATCCCAAGGCAAAGCAGTTCACCGATTACCGCCAGATGCTGGACGAAATGAAGGAGATTGACGCGGTAGTAGTTGCGACGCCGGACCATCATCACGCGTTCGCCTCGGTGGCGGCCATCAAGCATGGCAAGCACGTCTACTGCGAAAAGCCCCTCACCCACTCGGTTTGGGAGGCGCGCCAGGTTGCGCAGGCGGCACATGCGGCAAAAGTGGCAACGCAAATGGGCAACCAGGGCCAGGCGTCCAGGGAGACCCGTCACCTCTGCGAGTTGGTCTGGTCCGGTGTCATCGGCCCGGTCCACCACGCCCATATTTGGACGGATCGGCCTTCCAACGGTCTCTTCAACGAATACTGGCCACAAGGCGTCAACCGCCCCAAGGACACGCCGCCTGTCCCGGCAACGCTGGATTGGGACTTGTGGCTCGGGCCCGCGCCGTTGCGGCCATATCACCCTGTTTATCTGCCCTTCGTTTGGCGCGGCTGGTGGGATTTCGGCACCGGAGCGCTAGGGGACATCGGTTGCCACGCGATGGACCCGGTCTTTCGTGCTCTGAAATTAGGAGCCCCGACTAGCGTTCAGGCTGCTTCGACTCGCGTCAATGAAGAGACCTTTCCGCTGGGCTCGATGGTAACGTATGAATTCCCAGCGCGCTCAGCGGCTGTGCAGGAAAACAATTGGCATGTCAAGGGCCTCTCGGGTGCCGCCGCCGGGGGCATCGCGATGCCCGCCTGCAAACTGAGCTGGTATGACGGCGGGTTGCGCCCGCCCAGGCCCGATGGCCTCCCGGAGGGGACAAAGATGGGCGATAACGGACGGCTGCTCGTTGGGGAAAAAGGATTTATCCTGAACAATTCAGTATTTCCGGAGTCTTGCGCCCAGGAAGCGGCCCATGTGCCCGAGACGATCCCGCCATCTCCTGGGCACCATAAGGAATGGATCGAGGCCTGCAAAGGCGGCAAACCGGCCGGCTCGAATTTCGATTGGGCGGGTCCGCTGGCCGAGTCGGTGCTGCTGGGCAACGTGGCGCTACGGGTCCAGCTACGGGAAGAATTGACGTTGTACCGGCTGTTTTGGGATTCAGCCAATCTCAAGGTAGCCAATCTTGATGATGCCAACAAATTCGTCCGGCGCGAGTACCGCGAGGGCTGGAGCCTCTGA
- a CDS encoding protocatechuate 3,4-dioxygenase, whose protein sequence is MNTHSSQPLGALGSRRAFFRNLSFATALFTVPGAFAEELLRQTAWVEEGPFYPPKLPLDTDNDLLIVNDSITPAVGQVTHVSGRLLDGGGDPIRNATIELWNVDSHGIYLADQPNRSSYDSNFQGFGRFLTSSSGEYYFRTIKPIAYGGRKAPHLHFKVKMKGRQPWTTQLFIKGDPGNPQDGIWSRIGDEASRASVTVNFVPVKNSRIGELAAHFDMVLGMTPQG, encoded by the coding sequence ATGAACACTCACTCCAGCCAGCCATTGGGCGCGTTAGGCTCACGACGCGCGTTTTTCCGCAATCTCAGTTTTGCCACCGCCTTGTTCACTGTGCCGGGCGCATTCGCCGAGGAACTGCTGCGCCAAACCGCCTGGGTCGAGGAGGGGCCCTTCTATCCGCCCAAGCTCCCCTTGGATACAGATAACGACCTGCTCATTGTGAACGACTCGATTACTCCAGCCGTGGGCCAAGTCACCCATGTCAGTGGCCGGTTGCTGGACGGCGGGGGCGACCCGATTCGCAACGCCACCATTGAACTCTGGAATGTGGACAGCCACGGCATTTACCTCGCCGACCAGCCCAACCGCTCCTCGTATGACTCGAATTTCCAGGGTTTTGGGCGGTTTCTCACCAGCTCGAGCGGCGAATATTACTTCCGCACCATCAAGCCGATAGCTTACGGCGGACGCAAAGCTCCGCATCTTCATTTCAAGGTAAAAATGAAAGGACGCCAGCCATGGACTACCCAACTCTTTATCAAAGGCGACCCGGGCAATCCTCAGGATGGCATCTGGAGCCGAATTGGGGATGAGGCGAGCCGAGCGTCGGTTACAGTGAATTTTGTTCCGGTCAAAAACTCCCGGATCGGTGAACTGGCGGCCCACTTCGATATGGTATTGGGCATGACCCCGCAAGGCTGA
- a CDS encoding twin-arginine translocation signal domain-containing protein gives MNDVLRKIGVGVNLEFTSNRMSSNVTSRRDFLKTSGAVVASAALTGAIGRPGYAAESNTIKIALVGCGGRGTGAAAQALSTRGPTKLWAMADVFQHRLAGSFDQLKQRLSNQVDVPPERQFLGFDAFKKAIDTLDKGDVVLLTTPPAFRPIHLEYAVAKGVNVFMEKSFAVDAPGIRRVFKAGQQAAQRNLKIAGGLMSRHSQPMEEAIGRIHEGAIGQIITLWAYRMHGPVGLSPKQPGQTELAHQIANYSNYTWLNGSFYEDWLIHNMDVACWIKNDWPVSVQGMGGRQVRTENDQLFDHYWAEHHFPDGTRLGGQGRHMSNCYDFWGVVAHGATGSALLGEGQSKPRIFKGHKQTSEAVLWEYKGQPFDAYQYEHDLFFDAIRNDRPYNETERCAKSCFAAIMGRMACESGQMITWDEAVASNIELAPGLDNLTWDSNAPVMPDANGKFQIAMPGQTQCV, from the coding sequence ATGAATGATGTCCTGCGGAAGATCGGGGTCGGAGTAAACCTGGAATTCACCTCGAATCGCATGTCCTCGAACGTCACCAGCCGTCGCGACTTTCTGAAAACCTCCGGCGCCGTGGTGGCAAGCGCGGCGCTCACCGGAGCTATTGGTCGTCCGGGTTATGCCGCCGAAAGCAACACCATCAAAATTGCCCTTGTGGGCTGTGGCGGGCGGGGCACGGGCGCCGCCGCGCAGGCCCTCTCGACTCGAGGCCCGACAAAACTATGGGCGATGGCGGATGTCTTCCAGCACCGGCTGGCCGGCAGCTTCGACCAATTGAAGCAACGGCTCTCAAATCAGGTGGACGTGCCTCCCGAGCGCCAGTTCCTCGGCTTCGACGCCTTCAAAAAGGCAATTGACACTCTGGACAAAGGCGACGTGGTCCTGCTGACCACCCCGCCCGCCTTCCGGCCCATTCATCTCGAGTACGCGGTCGCCAAGGGGGTGAATGTGTTCATGGAAAAATCCTTTGCAGTCGATGCGCCGGGGATTCGCCGGGTGTTTAAAGCCGGACAGCAGGCTGCGCAAAGGAATCTAAAGATTGCCGGGGGGCTCATGAGCCGCCACTCGCAACCGATGGAGGAGGCCATTGGACGAATTCACGAAGGCGCCATCGGCCAGATCATCACCCTTTGGGCTTACCGCATGCACGGCCCGGTCGGTTTGAGCCCCAAACAGCCCGGACAAACCGAACTGGCCCACCAAATTGCCAACTACAGCAATTACACCTGGCTCAACGGAAGCTTCTATGAAGACTGGCTCATTCACAATATGGATGTCGCCTGTTGGATAAAAAATGACTGGCCCGTTTCGGTCCAGGGCATGGGTGGCCGCCAGGTCCGCACAGAAAACGACCAGCTCTTCGACCATTACTGGGCCGAACATCATTTCCCGGACGGCACGCGCCTGGGCGGTCAGGGACGGCACATGAGCAACTGCTACGATTTTTGGGGTGTCGTGGCCCACGGCGCGACCGGCAGCGCGCTGCTGGGTGAAGGCCAATCCAAGCCCCGGATTTTCAAGGGGCACAAACAAACCTCCGAGGCTGTGCTCTGGGAGTACAAGGGCCAGCCGTTCGACGCTTATCAGTACGAACACGATTTATTTTTCGACGCCATCCGCAACGACAGGCCTTACAACGAGACCGAGCGCTGCGCCAAATCCTGCTTTGCCGCCATCATGGGCCGCATGGCCTGCGAATCCGGCCAGATGATCACCTGGGACGAAGCGGTGGCTTCGAATATCGAACTGGCGCCGGGCCTGGACAACCTGACCTGGGATTCCAACGCGCCGGTCATGCCTGACGCCAACGGCAAATTCCAAATCGCCATGCCTGGCCAGACCCAGTGTGTTTAA